A stretch of the uncultured Trichococcus sp. genome encodes the following:
- a CDS encoding PBP1A family penicillin-binding protein, with product MKKDEKMQNKPFKEILKAAWSRFNEKRRNFWRKYRINKFIVLFLLIGTLIGSTYLVFLAKTANVENLKAGLEQTTVIYDRYGNEAGELYSQKGTFVTIDQISPNIQTAVVSTEDKRFYTHTGVDPIGIGRAAVGFVLNGGNIVGGGSTLTQQLAKNAYLTLDQTLIRKAKELFLAFEIESKYTKDEILEMYLNNAYFGSGVWGVEDASQKYFGKPASEVSLSEAAILAGILKSPSYYNPIDNKEASTARRNTVLQLLADNAFIDQATADAAMAEDINVVGTYYANSSYNYPYYFDAVIDEAVNTYGLDEEDLLNRGYKIYTGLDQDYQIQMDNAYANAYLPTAEDGTLVQSASVAMEPATGDVLAVVGATKYEGFRTYNRATQMPMAPGSTIKPLSVYTPALEAGYEVDAEVMDDDSLTYGDDAYSVWNYDRNSLYDTLPMYQALAESKNTSAVWLLDKLGIQRGIAKLEDFGISIGEEDENLGAIALGGMSKGVTPVQLASAYTTFVNEGVRTEARFITKIVDATGAVIVDNTKPETNRVTTAAVAEEMTSMLMGVYADGGTGASAQPSNGMVIAGKTGTTELDRETGYIKSQWMVGYTPDLVVATWLGYDKTNEIYNLNNAGKTMANLYSAEMGALLSISPQTEFAVAAAEETYDSGILNGLKNGLDEFMNDMGSFGQSIGEGSKKLFDWANEAFGQ from the coding sequence ATGAAGAAGGATGAAAAAATGCAAAATAAACCATTTAAAGAAATTCTGAAAGCCGCTTGGTCCCGTTTCAATGAGAAACGCCGAAACTTCTGGCGGAAATACCGGATCAATAAATTTATTGTCTTGTTCCTGTTGATCGGCACTTTGATCGGCAGCACCTATCTTGTCTTTTTGGCAAAGACGGCCAATGTCGAAAATCTCAAGGCCGGTCTGGAACAGACAACCGTCATTTATGATCGCTACGGCAATGAAGCCGGAGAACTCTATTCGCAGAAAGGGACGTTCGTGACGATCGACCAGATTTCTCCGAATATCCAGACTGCCGTCGTTTCGACGGAAGACAAGCGCTTCTACACCCACACTGGTGTTGACCCGATCGGAATCGGCCGCGCCGCTGTCGGCTTCGTGCTGAACGGCGGGAACATCGTCGGCGGGGGGTCGACGCTTACCCAACAGTTGGCCAAGAATGCCTACCTGACCTTGGATCAGACGCTGATCCGCAAAGCCAAAGAGCTGTTTTTGGCATTCGAAATCGAAAGTAAATACACGAAGGATGAAATCCTTGAGATGTACCTGAACAACGCTTACTTTGGTTCCGGGGTGTGGGGTGTCGAGGATGCCTCGCAGAAATACTTCGGAAAACCGGCGAGTGAAGTCAGCTTGTCGGAAGCAGCAATTCTGGCGGGAATCCTGAAGTCGCCGAGTTACTACAATCCAATCGACAATAAAGAAGCGAGTACTGCCAGAAGGAACACGGTTCTGCAACTGTTGGCGGACAACGCATTCATCGATCAAGCCACCGCTGATGCGGCAATGGCTGAAGACATCAATGTGGTGGGGACCTATTATGCAAACAGCAGTTACAACTATCCCTACTATTTCGATGCGGTCATCGACGAGGCCGTCAATACCTACGGCTTGGATGAAGAGGATCTGCTGAACCGGGGCTACAAAATCTACACCGGTCTGGATCAGGATTATCAGATTCAGATGGATAATGCCTATGCGAATGCCTATCTGCCGACTGCGGAAGACGGTACTCTTGTACAGAGTGCCTCTGTTGCTATGGAACCGGCAACCGGGGATGTACTCGCGGTTGTCGGAGCGACAAAATATGAAGGTTTCCGGACCTATAACCGGGCGACCCAGATGCCGATGGCGCCGGGTTCGACCATCAAACCATTATCCGTCTATACGCCGGCTCTTGAGGCAGGATATGAAGTGGACGCGGAAGTGATGGATGATGATTCCTTGACTTACGGCGATGATGCTTATTCCGTTTGGAACTATGATCGCAACAGTTTATATGACACGTTGCCTATGTACCAAGCGCTGGCCGAGAGCAAGAACACGTCCGCAGTATGGTTGTTGGATAAGCTGGGCATCCAAAGAGGAATCGCCAAATTGGAGGATTTCGGCATCTCCATTGGCGAAGAAGATGAGAATCTGGGCGCGATTGCGCTCGGAGGAATGAGCAAGGGGGTGACACCGGTGCAACTGGCCAGTGCCTATACGACTTTCGTGAATGAAGGGGTGCGCACGGAAGCGCGTTTCATCACGAAGATTGTCGATGCGACCGGAGCGGTGATTGTTGACAATACCAAGCCGGAGACAAATCGGGTCACGACCGCCGCGGTTGCGGAGGAAATGACAAGCATGCTGATGGGCGTGTACGCAGATGGCGGAACCGGGGCATCGGCGCAACCATCGAACGGCATGGTGATCGCCGGCAAGACCGGAACGACGGAACTTGATCGGGAAACAGGCTACATCAAGTCACAATGGATGGTAGGATACACACCGGATCTTGTTGTTGCCACATGGTTGGGATATGATAAAACCAATGAAATATATAATCTTAACAATGCCGGCAAGACGATGGCAAATTTATACAGTGCCGAGATGGGGGCTTTGTTGTCGATCAGCCCGCAGACAGAATTTGCCGTCGCGGCTGCCGAAGAAACTTATGACAGCGGCATTTTGAATGGCCTGAAAAATGGTTTGGATGAGTTCATGAATGACATGGGCTCGTTCGGTCAAAGCATCGGCGAGGGTTCAAAAAAATTGTTCGATTGGGCCAACGAGGCTTTTGGGCAGTAA
- a CDS encoding hemolysin family protein: MSITTGLILFFIILFIASFFVMSEYVLVRIRPSRLDFLVEDGNKQAKLLKTMTVKLDSYLSATQLGVTITSLALGWLGDPTFKRLFDTLFANLPIPSAIATVVSFVVSFSVLTSIQVIIGELVPKNVALSRTEKLGLRIAKPLSIWYRAMYPLIFVLNKTANGISKAIGMKTIGESDDNVSEEELRLIMSQSLKSGEINREEYQFVENVFNFDERMAREIMVPRTEIIAVDFNMSLSDIANVVQQEKYTRYPVMREDKDSIVGVINTKEIFAAYVKAVQKKNESNFTASDFIRPVITVIETIPIKELLVKMQKEHNQVAILIDEYGGTSGLVSMEDIVEEIVGDISDDFETKVQPEFIMLGENHYRISARMLIDDVNDLFGLDIDNENVDTMGGWLLDQKYDIKEGEEVLYRGYRFKAVQKEKNSIIVIDIFTTRKIKNPNGSAESGEMEAMEESELTE; this comes from the coding sequence ATGTCAATCACAACCGGATTAATTTTATTTTTTATCATCCTCTTCATCGCTTCTTTTTTCGTCATGTCGGAATATGTCCTGGTAAGGATACGCCCTTCCCGGTTGGATTTCCTAGTGGAAGACGGAAATAAGCAAGCAAAATTATTGAAAACCATGACAGTAAAACTGGACAGCTACCTTTCAGCGACGCAATTGGGTGTCACGATAACATCCCTTGCCCTTGGTTGGTTAGGGGACCCTACCTTTAAGCGCCTGTTCGATACGCTTTTCGCCAACCTGCCGATTCCGAGCGCAATCGCGACCGTTGTCTCCTTCGTTGTTTCCTTCTCCGTTTTGACTTCCATCCAAGTCATCATCGGTGAGCTCGTCCCAAAAAACGTGGCTTTGAGCCGCACGGAGAAACTGGGCTTGCGGATCGCAAAACCGTTGAGCATTTGGTACCGTGCGATGTACCCGCTTATTTTTGTGCTGAACAAAACCGCCAACGGCATTTCCAAAGCGATCGGGATGAAAACGATCGGCGAATCGGACGACAATGTTTCCGAAGAAGAACTGCGCCTGATCATGAGCCAAAGTCTGAAGAGCGGGGAAATCAACCGTGAAGAGTATCAATTCGTGGAAAATGTGTTCAACTTCGATGAGCGGATGGCGCGCGAAATTATGGTCCCACGAACGGAAATCATAGCGGTGGATTTCAACATGTCACTGAGCGATATCGCAAATGTCGTCCAGCAGGAAAAATACACCCGCTATCCGGTTATGCGTGAGGACAAGGATTCCATCGTTGGAGTGATCAACACAAAAGAAATCTTTGCCGCTTATGTCAAAGCCGTCCAAAAAAAGAACGAAAGTAATTTCACTGCCAGCGACTTCATTCGCCCGGTCATCACGGTCATCGAGACGATTCCGATCAAGGAACTGTTGGTGAAGATGCAGAAGGAGCATAACCAAGTCGCCATTTTGATCGACGAATACGGCGGTACAAGCGGCCTCGTTTCGATGGAGGATATCGTGGAGGAAATCGTAGGAGATATCAGCGATGATTTCGAGACGAAAGTTCAACCTGAATTCATCATGCTAGGGGAGAACCATTACCGCATCAGCGCCCGCATGTTGATCGATGACGTCAACGACCTGTTCGGCTTGGACATCGACAACGAAAACGTGGATACGATGGGCGGTTGGCTGCTGGACCAAAAGTACGACATCAAAGAAGGCGAAGAAGTCTTGTACCGCGGCTACCGCTTCAAGGCCGTCCAAAAGGAAAAAAATTCGATCATCGTCATCGATATCTTCACGACAAGGAAAATTAAAAACCCTAACGGATCTGCAGAATCGGGCGAAATGGAAGCAATGGAAGAATCCGAATTAACCGAATAA
- a CDS encoding phosphomannomutase/phosphoglucomutase, with product MMEKAALLALQNGSDIRGIAISTEKHEATLTADKVTRIGYGFIEWLQKRKNISLNGEKKVKIAIGQDSRLSGGDIKKALMAGMAPYAIEIIDVGLSTTPAMFMSTQYKDYATDAAIMITASHLPFEYNGLKFFTKTGGAEHEDIEEILEYAYEMPEAFAEKEQVAIVTEMDLLSTYAADLQDKIRKGIASAENPEKPLVGRHIIVDAGNGAGGFFVDRVLQPLGADTSGSQFLDPDGTFPNHVPNPDNKAAMKSIQDAVIANKADLGIIFDTDVDRSAIVDSDGKAFNRNNLIALISAVLLNEEPGATIVTNSATSAHLETFITDLGGVQDRYLTGYRNVINRGIELNEAGTNAVLAIETSGHAALKENYFLDDGAYLIAKLLIADAQLSTEGKRLGDLIATLGQPAETMEYRFTIIEEPVFEVGNAIIKDFAAFIAATEGMTLVADHLEGVRVNLSGEYGEGWFILRLSLHEPLLVWTIESDAVGKLPLIAKTVLPFFKGRPELDTGHLH from the coding sequence ATGATGGAAAAAGCTGCATTATTGGCCTTACAGAATGGATCGGATATTCGCGGGATTGCGATTTCGACGGAAAAACATGAAGCGACGCTGACGGCGGACAAAGTGACGCGCATTGGATATGGCTTCATTGAGTGGCTGCAAAAAAGGAAAAACATCAGCCTGAACGGCGAAAAGAAAGTCAAAATTGCGATCGGACAGGACAGCCGCCTATCCGGTGGTGACATCAAAAAGGCACTTATGGCAGGGATGGCGCCTTATGCCATCGAAATCATCGATGTCGGTCTTTCCACTACGCCTGCGATGTTCATGTCGACGCAGTACAAAGATTACGCCACGGATGCAGCGATCATGATCACCGCCAGCCATCTTCCTTTTGAATACAACGGACTGAAATTCTTCACCAAAACAGGCGGCGCGGAGCATGAGGACATCGAAGAGATTTTGGAATACGCTTATGAAATGCCTGAAGCATTCGCAGAAAAAGAACAAGTGGCTATTGTGACCGAAATGGACTTGCTTTCAACTTACGCAGCCGATCTTCAGGATAAAATCCGCAAAGGCATCGCTTCAGCCGAAAATCCTGAAAAACCTTTGGTGGGACGCCACATCATCGTCGATGCCGGCAACGGAGCGGGCGGCTTCTTTGTGGATCGGGTGCTGCAGCCATTGGGAGCCGACACATCCGGTAGCCAATTCCTGGATCCGGACGGCACTTTCCCGAATCATGTCCCGAATCCGGACAATAAAGCCGCGATGAAGAGCATCCAGGATGCCGTAATCGCAAACAAAGCCGATCTCGGGATCATCTTCGACACGGACGTGGACCGTTCCGCGATCGTAGACAGCGACGGTAAAGCGTTCAACCGCAACAACCTGATCGCTTTGATTTCGGCGGTGCTTTTGAATGAAGAACCCGGCGCGACGATCGTGACGAACTCCGCGACTTCCGCTCATTTGGAGACGTTCATCACGGACCTTGGCGGGGTCCAGGACCGCTATCTGACCGGTTACCGTAATGTCATCAACCGCGGCATCGAGTTGAATGAAGCGGGCACCAATGCGGTATTGGCGATCGAAACGAGCGGGCATGCGGCGCTGAAGGAGAATTACTTCCTGGATGACGGCGCCTACCTGATCGCCAAACTGCTGATCGCCGATGCGCAGTTGTCAACGGAAGGGAAGCGTTTGGGCGATCTGATCGCGACGTTGGGACAACCTGCAGAAACGATGGAGTACCGCTTTACGATCATCGAAGAGCCTGTTTTTGAAGTGGGCAATGCCATCATCAAGGATTTTGCCGCTTTCATCGCTGCGACCGAGGGCATGACGTTGGTTGCGGATCATCTTGAAGGCGTGCGCGTGAATCTGAGCGGAGAATACGGGGAAGGCTGGTTCATTTTACGTTTGAGCCTGCATGAGCCGTTATTGGTATGGACGATCGAAAGCGATGCAGTCGGCAAGCTGCCGTTGATTGCGAAGACCGTGCTGCCGTTCTTCAAAGGGCGTCCGGAACTGGATACGGGGCATCTTCATTAA
- the trmL gene encoding tRNA (uridine(34)/cytosine(34)/5-carboxymethylaminomethyluridine(34)-2'-O)-methyltransferase TrmL, which produces MTNHIVLFEPQIPANTGNIARTCAATNTTLHLIEPLGFSTDDKQLKRAGLDYWHDVNIVHHADLAAFLDYLGDRQLYLITKFADRIYSEADFTKDEDVFFIFGKETTGLPESFMQENAEKCLRIPMNDEHVRSLNLSNTACMVVYEALRQQGFPNLELTHTYENDKLKG; this is translated from the coding sequence ATGACCAATCATATCGTACTATTTGAACCGCAGATCCCTGCGAATACAGGCAATATCGCGCGCACTTGCGCAGCAACCAATACCACTTTGCATCTGATCGAACCGTTGGGCTTTTCAACCGACGATAAGCAGCTGAAACGCGCCGGGCTCGACTACTGGCATGACGTGAATATCGTCCATCATGCGGATTTGGCGGCATTCCTCGACTATCTGGGCGACCGCCAGCTGTATCTGATCACAAAGTTCGCCGACCGCATTTACAGCGAAGCTGATTTCACGAAGGATGAGGACGTATTCTTCATCTTCGGCAAGGAAACGACCGGGCTGCCTGAATCTTTCATGCAGGAAAATGCTGAAAAATGTCTGCGCATTCCGATGAACGATGAGCATGTGCGTTCCCTGAACCTTTCGAACACAGCCTGCATGGTCGTCTACGAAGCGTTGCGCCAACAAGGATTCCCAAATCTGGAATTGACCCATACCTATGAAAACGACAAGCTGAAGGGCTGA
- the queG gene encoding tRNA epoxyqueuosine(34) reductase QueG: MDFAVLKAEIIEESKKLGIDKLGFTTAEPFEYMLESLKEQHAKGHTVGFEHPVLDERIYPDRIFDKPQSILSIALAYPSKMTEKAERVRGERRGNFSRASWGTDYHVILRDRMDRLIAFIQEKMPDARFKPMVDTGELIDTVVAQRAGLGFIGRNGLLITREFGSYVYLGEIITDIPFPADEPGVFGCGECTRCVDFCPTGAILGNGQLNPNICLSYQTQTKGYMPEAYRQKIGHVIYGCDICQQVCPYNRGMDHHLHPEMEPEPASVTPVLQPMLTISNREFKEQFGHLAGSWRGKKPLQRNAIIALANYHDRTAIPELLRMIEQDPRPVLRGTAAWAIAEIVREANPELLAFFSERLIIETDEETKAEMEKAYLKMLEKKETD, from the coding sequence ATGGATTTTGCCGTATTGAAGGCTGAAATAATAGAAGAAAGCAAAAAGCTGGGCATCGATAAACTTGGTTTCACGACTGCCGAACCTTTTGAATATATGTTGGAAAGCTTGAAGGAGCAGCATGCGAAGGGGCATACGGTCGGGTTTGAGCACCCGGTTCTGGATGAACGGATCTATCCGGACCGGATATTCGACAAACCGCAGTCGATTCTTTCAATTGCGCTGGCTTATCCGAGCAAAATGACCGAAAAGGCTGAGCGGGTGCGCGGAGAGCGCCGCGGCAATTTCTCGCGGGCTTCCTGGGGGACCGATTACCACGTTATCCTCCGCGATAGGATGGACCGTTTGATTGCCTTCATCCAGGAAAAGATGCCGGATGCCCGCTTCAAGCCGATGGTGGATACGGGAGAACTGATCGATACGGTGGTGGCGCAGCGGGCCGGGTTGGGCTTTATCGGCCGCAATGGCCTGCTGATCACGCGCGAATTCGGGTCCTACGTCTACTTGGGGGAAATCATCACCGACATCCCATTTCCAGCGGATGAGCCGGGTGTGTTCGGCTGCGGGGAATGCACGCGTTGTGTGGACTTCTGTCCGACCGGAGCGATCCTCGGAAACGGCCAACTGAACCCGAATATCTGCTTGTCCTACCAGACACAGACAAAAGGGTACATGCCGGAAGCGTACCGCCAAAAAATCGGCCACGTCATTTACGGATGTGATATCTGCCAGCAGGTCTGCCCGTATAACCGGGGCATGGATCATCACCTGCATCCCGAAATGGAGCCGGAACCGGCAAGTGTCACACCTGTTCTTCAGCCGATGCTGACGATCTCGAATCGGGAATTCAAGGAGCAATTCGGCCATCTGGCTGGCTCTTGGCGCGGCAAGAAGCCGCTGCAGCGCAATGCCATCATCGCTTTGGCGAATTACCACGACCGGACGGCGATCCCGGAACTATTGCGGATGATTGAGCAAGATCCTCGGCCAGTTTTGCGCGGAACGGCTGCTTGGGCCATCGCAGAAATCGTGCGCGAAGCCAATCCGGAATTGTTGGCATTTTTCTCCGAACGGCTTATAATCGAAACGGACGAAGAAACCAAAGCCGAAATGGAAAAAGCTTATTTGAAAATGCTTGAAAAAAAGGAAACAGATTAA
- a CDS encoding methyltransferase domain-containing protein yields MKKIEAGSLYLKQHRNLFQCPICKGDFEKVEGHSIICANGHHFDVSKKGTLHLLMKGGQNEYGKEMLSSRKNLADTGFFFPLLDAVYAHIDKPESATVLDVGCGEGSHLHYLTEKGLKGTKIGFDISKDAIQLAASNFFPDAFWCVADLAHSPFAESAFDVILNIFSPSQYQEFDRVLNPGGKVIKVVPNAQYLVELREQLYALDTTKREYDNQQVVDRFYEIYPDAISEEVVYSVALDAKSYGWLMEMTPLSWGASETALANAAANPLKSVTVAVTLLIAGKAV; encoded by the coding sequence ATGAAAAAAATTGAAGCGGGCAGTCTCTATCTGAAACAGCATCGGAATCTTTTCCAGTGCCCCATCTGCAAAGGGGATTTTGAAAAGGTCGAGGGGCATAGTATCATTTGCGCAAATGGACATCATTTTGATGTTTCAAAAAAGGGGACGTTGCATCTTTTGATGAAGGGCGGCCAGAACGAATACGGCAAGGAGATGCTTTCGAGCCGGAAAAATTTGGCGGACACCGGGTTCTTTTTCCCATTGCTGGATGCCGTATATGCCCATATCGACAAGCCTGAGTCGGCGACGGTTCTGGATGTCGGCTGCGGGGAAGGGTCGCATCTGCATTATTTGACCGAAAAAGGCTTGAAGGGGACAAAAATCGGCTTTGATATTTCAAAGGATGCGATCCAGTTGGCGGCCAGCAACTTTTTCCCGGATGCTTTCTGGTGCGTGGCTGATTTGGCGCATTCCCCTTTTGCCGAGAGTGCCTTTGATGTCATCTTGAATATTTTTTCACCATCGCAGTATCAGGAATTCGACCGTGTTTTGAATCCGGGCGGCAAGGTCATCAAAGTTGTGCCGAATGCACAGTATCTTGTTGAGTTGCGGGAACAGTTGTATGCCTTGGATACCACAAAACGGGAGTACGATAATCAACAGGTAGTGGATCGATTCTACGAAATCTATCCGGATGCAATCAGCGAAGAAGTCGTCTATAGCGTGGCCCTTGATGCAAAAAGCTATGGCTGGCTGATGGAGATGACGCCTTTGTCGTGGGGGGCTTCTGAAACGGCGTTGGCAAATGCGGCGGCAAATCCTTTGAAGTCCGTCACAGTGGCGGTCACGCTTTTGATCGCCGGCAAGGCAGTCTGA